A single window of Plasmodium reichenowi strain SY57 chromosome 14, whole genome shotgun sequence DNA harbors:
- a CDS encoding hypothetical protein (conserved Plasmodium protein, unknown function): MELPREVIKWLHHLNISYSLRNIKSASNGIIIAEILNIYMPQSIHMNSLENGFSKEIKRKNWIILKKVLTHLNIHYDETAIINSEKNEIVKLFIQLYEYFNEDKEKYECIHTNEEENKKYIPSFARSTITQKIRESNIHDIVDEDKKLTSAYQLIKQEEYNAALQKEKEKEEKEHKNKQRNKKNDQNETYLYNDIEKSCSIITINDNSDYPDYTDIKTLDSFIKDKNNLKTLTMKSVKLFNERENKQIPQKYTQDEKITDIIYNILNDYIADYECETFHKSDFIISIYKMNKFYKTFKYEEHNNSKVINNLYEKFYIICSLKEDELIRSILDNLQLFNENISIIISLNVLCNPSCDKEIFNLIMKYIKQLLSYLRINDMTTNDILCNIIIRSLFLLHYDENKDISCFCELIIMIINYDINYFMNILSMIKNMMSFHFFYLFLTTLLNNSPNSFIYNKDVKDIYLYYIFIGLHTNKKNIMFLTLNILNMLSQQNNYYEIVYLSGLFLKLLELRNIHYDIFLFVICSNMISMITEHKKQNEFSIEVKQLYQVCSLLLKSTKNKDVLYLFFLYSHQLVDKDEHYCNLFMEIYGQLSEEEHKAFFSSNVLDQCFRNLYKYKIMKKYFHNILNENINILNERFNTAVLNLLMTTDKWKEASSLKILKNFIIYKRDIKLFNYIAVYNNIFENMIQNIFSENNVFFEISKDVLNFYWFSSNEELKKQSFEISKGYLKDIYVLNRNSIYPHTIRYIEKLEKGYNKNNILIQNIKVIY, encoded by the exons ATGgaat TACCAAGGGAAGTTATTAAATGGTTGcatcatttaaatatatccTATTCCCttagaaatattaaaagtgCTAGTAATGGTATAATTATTGCTGAaatattgaatatatatatgccccag AGCATTCATATGAACAGTTTAGAAAATGGTTTCAgtaaagaaataaaaagaaaaaattggattatcttaaaaaaagtattaaCACATTTGAATATACACTATGACGAAACAGCTATAATTAACTCTGAAAAGA ATGAAATTGTTAAACTCTTTATACAATTATACGAATATTTCAATGAAGATaaggaaaaatatgaatgcATCCACACAAATGAAgaggaaaataaaaaatatattccGTCATTTGCTAGATCTACAATAACTCAGAAAATTAG GGAGAGCAATATTCATGATATAGTTgatgaagataaaaaaCTTACGAGTGCATACCAATTAATTAAACAGGAAGAATAT AATGCTGCTCTTcagaaagaaaaagaaaaagaagaaaaagaacaCAAGAACAAACAaaggaataaaaaaaatgatcaaaatgaaacttatctatataatgatattgAAAAAAGTTGTAGTATCATCAcaataaatgataatagCGATTATCCTGATTATACTGATATAAAAACT CTTGATTCCTTTATCAAAGATAAAAACAATTTAAAAACCCTAACAATGAA AAGTGTAAAGTTATTTAATGAACGAGAAAACAAACAAATCCCTCAAAAATATACCCAAG ACGAGAAAATAActgatattatatataacatattgAATGATTATATAGCTGACTATGAATGTGAAACTTTTCATAAATCCGATTTCATTATTTccatttataaaatgaataaattttataaaacctttaaatatgaagaacataataattcaaaagttataaataatttatatgaaaagttttatatcatatgtTCCTTAAAAGAAGATG AACTGATAAGAAGCATATTAGATAATTTACAACTTTTCAATGAAAACATATCtataattatatcattaaatG tCCTATGTAACCCTTCATGTGATAAGGAAATTTTTAATCTCATcatgaaatatataaaacaattGCTGAGCTATCTAAGAATAAATGATATGACAACAAATGAT ATTctttgtaatattataataagaagtctttttcttcttcattacgatgaaaataaagatatatcATGTTTTTGTGAATTAATcattatgataataaattacgatataaattatttcatgaatattttgagcatgattaaaaatatgatgtcttttcatttcttctatctttttttaacaaCTCTTTTAAATAACTCCCCAAATTCTTtcatatat AATAAAGATGTTAAAGatatttatctttattatatattcatcgGATTGCATACAAATAAGAAgaatattat GTTCCTtacattaaatatattgaatatGCTTAGTCAACAGAATAACTATTATGAAATCGTTTATTTATCTG GATTGTTCCTTAAATTGCTAGAATTAAGAAATATACATTATGACATATTTCTGTTTGTTATATGCTCAAATATGATATCCATGATAACTGAACATAAA AAACAAAATGAATTCAGCATTGAAGTAAAACAATTATACCAAGTTtgttctttattattaaaaagcactaaaaataa GGACgtgttatatttattctttttgtACTCTCATCAATTGGTAGATAAAGATGAGCACTATTGTAATCTATTTATGGAG ATATATGGACAATTGAGCGAAGAAGAACATAAAGCATTCTTTTCTTCAAATGTTTTAGATCAATGTTTTAGAAActtatacaaatataaaattatgaaaaaatattttcacaacatattaaatgaaaatataaatatattgaacGAAAGATTTAATACGGCTGTCCTAAATCTATTGATGACCACA GATAAATGGAAAGAAGCATCTTCTTTGAAGATATTAAagaattttattatatataaaa GagatataaaattatttaattatatcgcagtatacaataatatttttgagAATATGATACAAAACATCTTTTCAGaaaataatgtatttttCGAAATATCCAAGGATGtg ttaaatttttattggTTTTCATCTaatgaagaattaaaaaagcAGTCTTTTGAA ATATCTAAGGgttatttaaaagatatttatgttttaaataGAAATAGTATATATCCCCACACAATAAgatatattgaaaaattagaaaagggttataataaaaataatattttgatacaaaatattaaggttatatattaa
- a CDS encoding putative membrane protein (conserved Plasmodium membrane protein, unknown function) — protein sequence MCFLCSHEKKGGVENTAIGTWSKGISLIICSSLFLLHFVNDDELTLLNKKIADGEYKMIYYLSIYNLIGAFCLIFFSLLGHFVYKSCLRPIYLGSFIVSLFLISSGVYTTSISKNISLKIIGIMDALKYHPDYMLLNKINTLDSININELSSDTPLAVVKSKKPAELTNTSFFDATKLLEMIKDRQTFLETKKEILYKSLSREDLMKMFKDIKVSDQSIQKDLVQNTLLDLYEKIKNIRLNFDIYDKFYKFMETNSSAFITNSEKIKNFTDKFQKIFNQYNKSLFNTLKYELVKHDDEIIKIYLDSIEKIKKVKDTNKNAKLNKYIDDLKERNILILSSVLLLMSFIYIHKGATLTTKSSMSISLMYVPSMSYLITLACIFVCSGIFFFSIIGLVLYVFSLILIFFLIFSQCFCRRLFKLFMGFIYTFLFLFSILIAYILIEDFNEGSKVYNEYKKNDYNDFYWVLLNKRTYEYFKSFILFSYGQMFLVCIALCAFMNIYSLYCIFYTFRSICTSTEQLSSSV from the exons ATGTGTTTTTTGTGTAGTCATGAAAAGAAAGGAGGAGTTGAAAATACTGCTATTGGCACGTGGTCTAAAGGTATAAgtttaataatatgttcatcattatttttattacattttgtaaatgatgatgaatTAACATTgttaaacaaaaaaatagCAGATGGggaatataaaatgatatattatttgagtatatataatttaattggtgctttttgtttaatatttttttctttattgggtcattttgtatataaatcTTGCTTACGTCCTATATATTTGGGATCATTTATTGtgtctttatttttaatatcatCTGGTGTATATACAACATCAATtagtaaaaatatttcattaaaaattattggTATAATGGATGCTTTAAAATATCATCCTgattatatgttattaaataaaataaacacATTGGATTCTATTAACATAAATGAATTATCCTCTGATACTCCTTTAGCAGTAGTAAAATCAAAGAAACCTGCAGAATTAACTAATACTTCGTTTTTTGATGCAACGAAATTGTTAGAAATGATAAAAGATAGACAAACATTCCTTGAAActaaaaaagaaatattatacaaaagTTTATCAAGAGAAGatttaatgaaaatgtTTAAGGATATAAAAGTTTCTGATCAAAGTATACAAAAAGATTTGGTACAAAATACTCTTTTAgatttatatgaaaaaattaaaaatatacgCCTTAATTTTGacatatatgataaattttataaatttatggAAACTAATTCATCCGCTTTTATAACAAACTCtgagaaaataaaaaatttcaCAGACAAATTTcagaaaatatttaatcaatataataaatcaCTCTTTAACACTctaaaatatgaattagTAAAACATGATGATGAAatcattaaaatttatttagattcaatagaaaaaattaaaaaagtaAAAGATACCAATAAAAATGcaaaattaaataaatatatagatgatttaaaagaaagaaatattCTTATCCTATCATCagttttattattaatgtcttttatatatatccataaGGGTGCAACATTAACTACCAAAAGTTCTATGTCAATATCGTTAAT GTATGTTCCTTCTATGTCTTATTTAATTACCCTGGCATGTATTTTCGTTTGCAGtggtattttttttttttccatcATTGGTTTAGtgttatatgtatttagtctaatattaatattttttttgatattcTCACAGTGCTTCTGTAGAAGGCTTTTTAAACTGTTCATGGGatttatatacacatttttatttttgttttctaTATTGAttgcatatatattaattgaAGATTTTAATGAAGGCTCCAAAGTATATAATGAGTACAAAAAGAATGATTACAATGACTTTTATTGGGTCTTATTAAACAAAAGAACTTATGAATATTTCAAAagttttattttgttttcGTATGGACAAATGTTCTTAGTATGTATAGCCTTGTGTGCATtcatgaatatatattctttatattgtatattttatacatttcGTTCTATTTGTACTTCAACAGAGCAATTATCTAGTTCTGTCTAA